A genomic region of Coriobacteriaceae bacterium contains the following coding sequences:
- a CDS encoding nitrous oxide-stimulated promoter family protein: MPYAFVYTGFMERVDKDRRTMEAIGRIYCNGNHDGVEKDAAGMCPECREAIEQTLARAASCPHGHEGNCQDCETHCQRGEAQARIKTIMRYAAPRMAFRHPIMTFEYLRKKQRG, from the coding sequence TTGCCTTATGCATTCGTCTATACTGGCTTCATGGAGAGAGTAGACAAAGACAGGCGCACGATGGAGGCCATTGGCCGCATTTACTGCAACGGCAATCACGATGGCGTCGAGAAGGACGCCGCTGGCATGTGCCCGGAATGCCGCGAGGCCATCGAGCAAACGCTCGCTCGCGCGGCCTCGTGCCCCCATGGACATGAGGGCAACTGTCAAGATTGCGAGACGCATTGCCAGCGCGGCGAGGCGCAGGCGCGCATCAAGACCATCATGCGCTATGCCGCTCCGCGCATGGCCTTCCGCCATCCCATCATGACATTCGAGTACCTGCGCAAGAAGCAGCGTGGCTAA
- a CDS encoding flavin reductase family protein, which produces MTQYLAANRRTIDPLEHASDIVPKIAKDLLLTTKANERVNTMTIGWGALGAVWGRPAFTAYIRTGRFTHELLDVNDEFTINVPDAQTARAILGTAGSTSGRTMDKIAELGLTLVEPEVVSVPGIKELPLTLECRTIYRQDQVQAAIAEPYRTQFYPQDVDSSSCGANRDSHTMFIGEIVAAYVIE; this is translated from the coding sequence ATGACTCAGTACCTTGCAGCGAATAGGCGCACGATTGACCCGCTCGAGCACGCATCGGATATCGTGCCGAAAATCGCGAAGGACCTGCTCCTTACCACAAAGGCGAACGAGCGCGTCAACACGATGACCATAGGCTGGGGAGCGCTTGGTGCCGTGTGGGGCCGTCCGGCATTCACGGCCTACATTCGCACGGGTCGCTTCACACACGAATTGCTCGATGTGAACGACGAGTTCACCATCAACGTGCCCGACGCGCAGACCGCGCGTGCAATCCTCGGCACCGCAGGTTCCACGAGCGGCCGTACGATGGACAAGATTGCCGAACTCGGCCTTACGCTCGTCGAGCCCGAGGTCGTGAGCGTGCCCGGCATCAAGGAGCTCCCGCTCACGCTCGAATGTCGCACGATATATCGCCAGGACCAGGTGCAGGCCGCCATCGCCGAGCCATATCGCACGCAGTTCTACCCGCAAGATGTTGACAGCTCGAGCTGCGGGGCGAACCGCGATTCACACACGATGTTCATCGGCGAAATCGTCGCCGCCTACGTCATCGAATAG
- the tenA gene encoding thiaminase II, with amino-acid sequence MKPSERFYNLAMPVWQTYFDHPFVKGIGDGTLEKDKFRYYMIQDHKYLMQYAKVFALGLVKATDEGDMRMYSDLIRATLDTENAVHQAYLKELDVTPEAIAATPMALNNKSYTDYMIAQVSKGGLPEIAVAVLACSWSYKVIGDHLSEMNTREGNSFYTRWIDMYSSPEYRQANDDMIALVDRYCSGLSEERLKHLDDILLDCIYYEYQFWDMAWSKGETYTPVPHAESR; translated from the coding sequence ATGAAACCAAGCGAGCGCTTCTACAACCTGGCGATGCCCGTGTGGCAAACCTACTTCGACCATCCCTTCGTGAAGGGAATCGGCGATGGCACGCTCGAAAAGGACAAGTTTCGCTACTACATGATCCAGGACCACAAGTACCTCATGCAATACGCGAAGGTCTTTGCGCTTGGCCTAGTCAAGGCTACCGATGAGGGCGACATGCGCATGTACTCAGACCTCATCAGGGCAACGCTCGACACTGAGAATGCCGTGCACCAGGCATACCTGAAGGAGCTCGATGTCACGCCCGAGGCGATTGCCGCAACGCCCATGGCGCTCAACAACAAGTCATACACGGACTACATGATTGCCCAGGTGTCAAAGGGCGGCTTGCCCGAGATTGCGGTGGCGGTGCTTGCCTGCTCGTGGAGCTATAAGGTCATCGGCGATCACCTGAGCGAGATGAACACACGCGAAGGCAACTCGTTTTACACGCGCTGGATTGACATGTACTCCTCACCCGAATACCGCCAGGCCAACGACGACATGATTGCGCTCGTCGATAGATATTGCAGCGGTCTGAGCGAGGAACGTCTCAAGCACCTCGATGACATACTGCTTGATTGTATCTATTACGAATATCAGTTCTGGGATATGGCGTGGTCGAAGGGCGAGACGTATACGCCTGTCCCGCATGCAGAGTCCCGCTAG